The Falco biarmicus isolate bFalBia1 unplaced genomic scaffold, bFalBia1.pri scaffold_30, whole genome shotgun sequence sequence tctgtgataCCCTATGGCAGAAAGGACAAAACACAAcgggagaggagtgagaatgatGTGAGAGAACAACCCTACAGACATCAAGGTGAGTGAAGAAGGACGGGAGCAGCGAGACAGAGGCTTGGTGGGATCCTGCAAGCCAGTGGTCAAGTAACCACCTACTGACAGtcacagggcagcacagtgaCAATGCTCCTTTATGTGTCTGTAGGTTGTTTACATCAGTATTCtagcacagctgccagatggGCCAACAGCTGTGATGCTCCCCTGGATCTGAAACCCTGCATCATTCGTGTCCACCTTGGTACTAGGAGCAAAGCAATGGTGGAGTCTCGTCTCCCAGGGGcagtgaggcaggagagcagcagagtgcaggcccCAGGTCATacactggcaggctgtggcctgtgcagaaggagggaacACTCCTTCGGGTGCCCTGGAATTGCCTCACCGGTCTAAACCGCGTGGTGGATGCCTGGGCtgttggaggctgctgtccttgccgagcagctgtgctgagctctgccacctgccttggcacttggttccctcagggtcacagctctgtctgcaacaggacgggctgcagctgcctctgcgtgggcccctggctgagggcactgctgcacatctgggctgaagccccccagctgtggcaccagcccagctctgcctggccataAGGCAACCTGGTACcaagtgtccccgagcccgggggtgcaaaggctttgcttcagagcagagacatggcctGGGCAAAGGAGAGCTGGGTCTTGAGCCCTCggactgtgcaatgaagtgctgaaatgggctctgcagggcttactgaagcactgaagacatcctccctgcccctgcctgcagaaccaccagacacacacatacacacacgctcTTTTAGGAGTACTTGgatcctttgctgcagttttcctggtGTCCTCTCTAGTAATGGGTTAACAAAAGTTGATACTCctgcagaaaactttttctagtaagggaattgccactgctggaaataagtgtGTCCCCCCAGGTGAGGCAAGGCCCATGAGGGAttgcctcatcctgctgcccagcaggttcccctgcagccccagggacagctggagggagcccagaggggcagaggagggaggcagggagagctcaaaagcagcccttggtggggggctgctgagagctccctgctggagaaatctgcagagccctggagccggtaagtgtgtggctgcagggcaatgcctctgcagttcctagccgggtctgcagcagctgggccctccccagcctgtgggaccgtgtgggagccttttgctgtggaggaggccagtgtgctgcagagcagggcttccctgctgcagcgtgggagggccagggcatgtgggctgccttgtgccagggccggctgcagggctgtgaaggtggctgtgcaggcaggggtgcccagggctgtccttgccagcagggtccctgcagcccagggggctgtgtgctggggcaggggctctgccgcctgccaggggcagctctcagcctgccagGGGCTCCCGTGCGGCTGCGGGGAGAAGCTGTGTGTGCAAGGAGTGACCCCCACACAAGGAAGTGCTTATCTGTTGTTAAGAGGGTGTTGTGTGCTTCATGGCTGCTCACAGATTCAGCTCACTGccagaatattttccattgGTGGTTTCAAAAATAAGTACAAAGCAAGGTTAGTGTAAAGGTAAAGTACTTTCTTGAGTCTGTTTCCGTTTTATACTCTTGGGGAATGGGTTGGAATACACGATGAAGGAGTTCTTAATAATGACAAGTCCCCTAGACTCCTGAATTGTAACTTTGAAATATCAGAGGGTTTTATTTGAGTCTTCCTATGTGCATTCAGTCACTCCTTTCCCACGGACAAAAGGAGCTTTGCCTTTGCTGGATCCACCAGGCTCAGTCTCACCTGACCATTATTCTACCTGCAAACAAGTAACCTGCGCCCAGCCAGTGCCCTGCAGACAGGCAGCTTTGTGTAGGGCCAGAGCACAGAGGTTGTGATGGGATCTGTGAGCGCTGACGGGGAAagacctggcacagggagaTACCTCCCACAAGGAAAATCTCCTGGCAGAAGAGATATGATCAGGGAATGAAAGGAAACTTCAGACAGAATTGTTGTTGAAGGGAGAATCAGAAAGCTCTCTCTGACCATGTGCAGTGCAGACCCCTTTCTCTGAGGCATCCCCCTGGCCTGCTctccccccagcaaagcctctgccctcagggctgggggtcccgaGGCGTGAGccaccccctctgcagccagagctccagcagagccgcggtgcagctctgcagccacgtGTCccggtccctctgcagagcacaggggctgagagcagctgcccgGCAATGTTGGTGTGTGGGAGGTggcgagcagagctgggcaagggcaACGCTGCCCTCAGTGCCTGGCTCGCTCGCCCTGGACACTCTTACCTCGACCATCAgtgcaattttacttctttctctgcctttttgggttagttttattctctagctcttgctgtcaggctctctggggatgggtgtttcagctgcagagtcacaCTCTGACCTTGTGGGTCGTCTCCTGCAGGTGTGTCCATGGGAACAagtgtcccagctttcctctcagctgtggggctgtgggcaatgcCCTATGTGGGGCTGGGCAATGGGCTGGTTCTCCCTGAACCTGATGCTCTTGTTAGGGCACTTGGCTACCTCCTTGAAGTTCCCTTCCAAGCAGCGAGTTGCCCTCCAGAACGGAAACCTGTCCCCTCGCACCCATTAGTGATCTGAAAGCCCCACATAGAAGCGTAGAgtttctgtgatggagaaaacacTGTTGGGGTGGGTGAAATGAGCTGTGTATCCtttgctgtgggtgggatgCTGAGTTCTGATGAAAGTCTACAACCTTtactggtctgtggtgggtcagtccgttctcagcagtgccttgtGGTATTTCAGGGTAACATGGGAGTGTGGCCACCATTCATCTCAGGAAGGTGCAAGCCCATAGAAACTGGGAACCAGAAGGACAGACCACCTCCCCTCACTGGGCACTCACCCACAGGCAATCCTCTTGCCTCACAGACCTCATTCTGTTCCACCGGAGGGCAgcaaaaatgctctgcttttctgacatctgaaaatactcaacaggagagatgggggggagctgtgaaaaaaactaaagcTCTCTTACAATGCCTTCACCCTTCCCGTTCCTTAGCACTGGCGCTGCAGACGCTGACCAGCCCTTCTGCGTTGGCACTGGTTTCAGAGGACAAAGTTAAACACCAGGACtggtccctgcccccacccactgctgcagagtggggctggctggtcaAGAGCCCGTGGGCAGATGCCCTGCTCTTCATCACCCACACggccagcaccaagcagggctgcagccacacagctgcaggaaggtctccgagaaaagagagggatgtctgtgtgtgacggggggatggtctgtgggaaatggctttgattttgcttgcagaagtctCCCCTAAATTAtcactgtctttttctcctgtgacaggaccatatgcccagaggcagcacatgtccaacagcagctccatcacccagttcctcctcctggcattggcagacacgcgggagctgcagctcttgcacttctggctctccctgggcatctacctggctgccctcatggccaatGGCCTCATCATCACTGCCATAGTGTGCGACCACCACCtgcacacccccatgtacttcttcctcctcaacctctccctcctcgacctaggctccatctccaccactctccccaaagccatggccaactccctctgggacaccagggacatctcctactcaggatgtgctgcacagctcttcctgattgtctttttcctttcagcagagtgttctctcctcaccgtcatggcctatgaccgctacgtggccatctgccagcccctgcactacgggaccctgctgggcagcagagcttgtgtccacatggcagcagctgcctgggccagtgggtttctctgtgctgtgctgcacacggccaatacactgtcactgccgctctgccaaggcaatgccctgggacagttcttctgtgaaatcccacagatcctcaagctctcctgctcacacacctacctcagggaagtggggctaATTGTGGCTGGTGCTTCTTTattatttggctgttttgtttttattgttctgtcttacatgcagatcttcagggctgtgctgaggatcccctctgagcagggacggcacaaagccttttccacgtgcctccctcacctggccgtgatctccctctttctcagtACTGCCATATTTGCCCACCTGAagcccccctccatctcctccccatccctggacctGGTGGTGGCAGTCCTGTACTcggtggtgcctccagcagtgaaccccctcatctacagcatgaggaaccaggagctgaaggacgcactgaagaagctgatgcagtcaggtgtctctcagcagcactgaactgcCTGAATCTCCTCACAAGGCATTTGCAGGTCATCTCTGGAACTTCCTGTGCATTTAGCATTTAATCTGTGACAatcctgtttgttttgcaaTGCCTGCATGGAGTCCACTTCCTCAAGGCAGGAACCTAGCCTGTTTGACCCAGAGGCCTTTATACGTGTGTTTTGGGGGATGGTGCAGCTAGACTCCTGTGTCACATCTATGTAATAAAAGAGTTTTTTCCCAGTACTGATATCTGGGAAGTGCCTGGTAGAGGAAAATACCAGTGTAGATTTAAGCTGGGTGAGTCTGCATGGTGTGGGCACACAGCAGGTCGGGGCACACAGCAGGTGTGCAGATCTAGGGGTCATGGTGAAGGAACCAAGGCAATTAAGGAGAAGGACTGAGGGGCCTGCTCTGTGCCATATCCCCTGGACACACCACACAAGCTGCCCCAGATTCCCCAAGAGGTCCCTAACACcactcctttcccttctttgtcTTACACCCCAGCCCCCATCAGGAACATCTGTTGCATGGTCACCTCTGTCCTACTCCAGGGCTCAGTGAGACCCAGATCCATtcctattttaaatgtaaaggcAGCCACTTTCAATATAAAGGCAGCCTTGTTCGCACTGACACTTGTTACACACAAGTCCCATAGCTCTTGTCACAGTTGgtgtggtgacgcaagtcgagaCAGACTCAAAACCACTGTATATGCGTGGGTGAGTTCAGGCAATATGGCTAAAATGGCATTTATTGTTTTAACATATtgcttatatatcttagacagtacaTGTGTCAGATGCTGATAGGCTTTATGTCTTCTCCttgcttgctgtttgctgttgctgtaggcgcccgtatgctgcggtttTAAGTTCTGGTTttttcacatcctgtttacatgcCTGACATTTTTGTAGATGTCTTAAAGGTACGCGACTAAGCCTTCAAAGTCAACTAACTCATTAGCAGACCgactgcagaccccaacaattcccctattttgtttttgaacagctgtgTGCTGTTTGCGGCAGGTGTGCTGTGCGCTGCAGGGCCCTTGGCAAATACGACACAAACtaggcaatagcaaacaaacaataccgCCAACTGAGTGAATTGATGCCAAAAAACCCCTGACAGTTTCTCAGGttttggtaacatgttgctgcaatgtGGCACCTAAATCCATGCAGTACACGCCATCAAgatcctcacagccatgtcccgAGTCAACAACAAAAACTCAAtagctgctctgttttgtaaaatCGCATGTGGTGGCAAATCATCAGCTAACAATCCCAAAACACTAGAGGTTTGATTTGCATTCTTAACTACCTAACAAAtaaggtgatttaactcttttaatgctttccctgctgctgctccgggtaagagaagagctgctgcaatacgttcccatcaGTTCCATGACTCAACTACACCATTACATGTTTCATCCAAAGCTATACTGTGTTTAAACACATTATGCTTATCAGCATGAGCACATATTGATTTATGTGGGTGCCATGGTGCCATCATGGCCTCCCGgtacattagcatctacataaaAACAACTATCAGCATTCAATGTGCCAACAATATCAATTTCTTGTGGGTTACCATTATACAGAGTTAACCTATTATCCCAAATACCAAGGTTTTCAGTAAGATCCTTCATTACGCAAAGTCTTTGATGAAATCGTACATTCGGCTTTTGTGCAATAATGTCTGTTAACACACGTTGCAAGTCAGTTTtgaggaagggcacaccaaCCAGGCATGTGTGGGAGGGTTGACTGCCTTGCACCAGAGACACACCAAACCGGGATGGGTTCAGTTGCTGTGCTAAGGAGACCACACAtcagttgttgggttgactggtGGCAGCCGTGCTCCCACGATCCAGCACGCTAATctcaggccgcacacagcgagCTGGTATCCATTGCAGACCTTCATCTGTaaagacacaagcataacctctcccccaaggTAACAATCCATGCAGTCCTGACCACTGCCTAGTACAAGGTCTTTCATGCCTGCTAAGACGCCTTTGTGCTTTGGCTGCTTATTACCAAGTGACACAAAGTGCCgcacaatgggaggcaccgcaTGGTtggcagagattttcaaaaagttcaaaacacagcatgctttctctgaacgtgcctctggggtcatttCCTTCATTCCCCCTTCTTGTGTTTCAAGCAGGCATTTGAGAGTATTGTTCATGCGTTCAACGATGGCTTGGCCCGCGGGGGAATGGGGAATACCAAATTTGTGGGAGATCCCCCACCGGGAAAGGAACTGAATGATGGACTTGGAGCTATAGGCAGGTCCATTGTCCGTTCTGATTTCAAGGGGGACACCGAGCACAGACAAAGCACGTTGCCAGTGCCAAATGACCTCACGACTGGTCTCACCTGTGTGGGCAGTAGCAATCATTGCAGCAGAATATGTGCCTATTGTAACATGGACATATTTTTGTCTGCCAAACTCGTTGTAATGactgacatctgtttgccaaagTTTTAAAGCTTGAAGGCCTCTAGGACTGACTCCAAGACTGGGTATGGAGGTAACATTTGGACagtctggacaggctgcaacaatgctgcatgcagcagcctgagagagacGCTTTTGGCCAAGTTGATGATACCAGGATTGCCAAATACAATGATAAAATTGGTGGGCTAACACGGCCTGCTGGTGGGCATCAGGAACAGGCAGtgacagagccacagaaactaGAGCATCAGCTCTAGCATTGCCTTCAATTAGAGAACGGGTAGGGAAGAACAGCTGTAAAATGCATAACATAAAATGGAGAGCGGCGTTTCCAAATTCCTTCCCAACCTAAAGTCTAAGCTGCTAAAAGTTTGGGATGGTTGACATGGCCAAGGACAGTGATATCCAACTTGGGAAGGAGGGCTGCCACATAGGCTGAATCAGTAACAAGATTAAGAGTGCCTGGGAAGAACTGAAATGCCAAGGCCGCAGCTTGTAACTCTTCAACTTCCAGGGTTCCTTCCAAATATACAATTTGGGAATGCCATTGCCCGTCCTGCTTCCAAGCAGCAGTGGCTTTTCATGGTTTTCCAGACCTGTCCGTAAACACTGTGTCACCTTTGACTGGGCATCTCTGATTTAGCTGCCGTGGCGGCAAAGTTACATCTAcagtcattttcaaaagtggATGAGGTGGATGATGGTGCTGAACTTGCCCTTGAAAACTGGCAAGAGCCACTTGAAGGGCAGTAGCGTTTGACAGCGCCCATTCAAAATTGAATTGTTGTACAGGGATAATCACAGCTGTTGGATCCACTGCGGTCAACTCTAAACATCTTTTTCAGATTCTTATGATCAAGTTGACAAATTTGGACCATCCAACAGAATTTTTCTTAGACTGCAAAGGCAAATCCAACCATACTGCAACAACCGACTTGGCTTTGtctgctttgtcttctggaTCTAAAGGAATGGTGAACATACAGCCTTACAGATCAATAACTACAATGTCCCACTCCATTGGTATCACGGTGGCAGACGGCAATCCCGGCTGCAAGGCCCCCACAGGGGCCATCACTGCATTGACTTTACGCAGGTCATGCAGCAATCGCCTTTTACCTGAAatcattttcatcacaaatacAGGGCTGTTCCACGGGCTATGTGACTCTTCAGTGTGGCCcgtgtttaatttttccttaagtaaTTCATGCCGggcacacagcttttcctggggcaggggccactGACCTACCCATACTGGTCTGTCGGTCAGCCAAGTAGACCAAGGGGAGGCTGTTTCACTGCCTGCAGTACAGCGGCCCCAGTTAAAAATCCGTGGTGATCCAAACTCCCCACTGTCCTAGACAATCTCGGCCCCAC is a genomic window containing:
- the LOC130143490 gene encoding olfactory receptor 14C36-like translates to MSNSSSITQFLLLALADTRELQLLHFWLSLGIYLAALMANGLIITAIVCDHHLHTPMYFFLLNLSLLDLGSISTTLPKAMANSLWDTRDISYSGCAAQLFLIVFFLSAECSLLTVMAYDRYVAICQPLHYGTLLGSRACVHMAAAAWASGFLCAVLHTANTLSLPLCQGNALGQFFCEIPQILKLSCSHTYLREVGLIVAGASLLFGCFVFIVLSYMQIFRAVLRIPSEQGRHKAFSTCLPHLAVISLFLSTAIFAHLKPPSISSPSLDLVVAVLYSVVPPAVNPLIYSMRNQELKDALKKLMQSGVSQQH